In Xenorhabdus griffiniae, the genomic window GGAATTTGCTCAGGCAGTGATTGAAGCTGGCTTAACTTGGATTGGCCCTAATCCTGAAACGATTGATGAGCTGGGAGACAAAGTTAAGGCGCGTAAGATAGCCCAGAAAGTGGGAGCGCCGCTGGTTGTTGGGACATCCGAGCCAGTCAAAAATGTACAGGAGGTTGTTGCTTTTGCGGAGCAACATGGCTTGCCGATTGCCATCAAAGCGGCTTTTGGTGGTGGTGGACGAGGCTTGAAAGTTGCCTGGCGCATGGATGAAGTGGCAGAACTTTATCACTCAGCGGTACGTGAGGCGACAGCGGCTTTTGGCCGTGGTGAATGCTTTATTGAGCGATTTTTGGACAAGCCACGCCATATCGAAGCACAGGTTATTGCGGATAAGCAGGGTAATGTTGTGGTACTTGGCACCCGTGACTGCTCTTTACAACGCCGTAATCAAAAGTTAGTGGAAGAAGCGCCCGCGCCATTTTTAACTCAGGAACAACGAGAACGTATTCATCAGTCGGCAAAAGCCATTTGTGAGGAAGCCAATTATGTGGGAGCGGGTACAGTAGAATTTTTACTGAGCGCAGATGGCACGCTTTCTTTTCTGGAAGTAAATACTCGCTTACAAGTAGAACACCCAGTAACAGAAGAAACAACAGGTATTGATCTGGTTATCGAGCAGTTGCGAGTAGCGGAAGGTTATCCATTAAGTATTCAAGAAACACCGATCCCAAGAGGGCATTCGTTTGAATTTCGTATTAATGCGGAAGATGCGGCTAAAGGTTTCTTGCCAACATCAGGCACAATCACCGAATTTATTCCGCCGGCTGGCCCTGGTATTCGTCTGGACTCTGGAGTGATTAATGGTTCTACAATTCCGGCAACTTTTGATTCACTAATGGCAAAATTAATTGTCACAGGAGCAAGTAGAGAACAGGCCATTGTTCGGGCACGTCGGGCATTGAATGAGTTTAAGATCCGTGGGATAGCCTCTGTTTTACCTTTCCACCAAGCAGTAATGGAGCATCTTGATTTTATTTCTGGTGATAAATTCAATGTCCATACCCGCT contains:
- a CDS encoding acetyl/propionyl/methylcrotonyl-CoA carboxylase subunit alpha yields the protein MNTTVNPLNNKMNKKVLIANRGEIAVRIIRACRDYGVQTVAVYADADINAQHVQLADEAYSLGGNSPTDTYLNIPRLLEIAKRAGATLVHPGYGFLSERAEFAQAVIEAGLTWIGPNPETIDELGDKVKARKIAQKVGAPLVVGTSEPVKNVQEVVAFAEQHGLPIAIKAAFGGGGRGLKVAWRMDEVAELYHSAVREATAAFGRGECFIERFLDKPRHIEAQVIADKQGNVVVLGTRDCSLQRRNQKLVEEAPAPFLTQEQRERIHQSAKAICEEANYVGAGTVEFLLSADGTLSFLEVNTRLQVEHPVTEETTGIDLVIEQLRVAEGYPLSIQETPIPRGHSFEFRINAEDAAKGFLPTSGTITEFIPPAGPGIRLDSGVINGSTIPATFDSLMAKLIVTGASREQAIVRARRALNEFKIRGIASVLPFHQAVMEHLDFISGDKFNVHTRWIETDFVNELEASLRQFPLADKNITRTFIEIDGRRHELGLPLDLLAHLAPVGEQPLSSSVIKEKLLEDPCQVKAPISGILHSWMVKEGEKVSEGDVIAVMEAMKMEIQINAHRSGKITFCSQAGDYQDAGSVLANISE